The genomic stretch GACCGGTCGCGGCGGCCAGGGCGCGCAGGTCGTCCAGGATGCCCTGCACGCTGCGGCCATCCAGACTGAGGACGTTCGCGGCGGGCAGGCAGCCGGGCAGGTACCGCACGGCGGCCTCCAGGGTGCCGGGCGTGACGGCGCAGACCTCGCACACGCCCTGCGTGACGACCAGATCGGGGTTCAGCTGGTCGAGCAGGGTGCCGTCCACCTGGTACAGCGCGCGGCCCTCGCGCACGGCCTCGCTGACGGCGCGGTCAATCTCGGCCTGGGGGGCGCCGCTGTCCACGATGGAGCGGGTCAGGACCGGCAGGTGCCGGGCGCGCGGGTGGTCGCAGGAGTGGCTGACGCCCACCACGCGGCCCGCCAGACCCAGGTCGGTCAGCAGATCGAACAGCAGGTCGGTGGCGCTGGGCAGCAGGCTCACGATGCGCTGGGGGGCGGTCATGCGGTTCAGGGTACCCCGCGCCAGCGTGGGCGCACAGGCCAGCCGCGCTCCTGGCGGGGCGGTGGGGGCCCTCTTGACCCTGACACTGACGTCAGGGTCTAGCCTGAGGGCATGCGAATCGGCGAACTCGCGGCCCGCACTGGCAGCAGTGTCCGCGCCCTGCGGCACTACGACCGGACCGGCGTCCTCAGCAGTGTCCGTCAGGACAACGGGTACCGCACCTTCATCCCGGAGGACGTGGCCCGCGTGCGCCTGATCCGCATGTTCCTGGCAGTGGGCTTCACCCTCGACGAGATCCGCCGGTACGCCCCGTGCTGGCAGGCCGGCGGGACCCCCGCTGATTCCGCCGCCGGGGACGTCGCCCACTTTTACCGCCGTAAGCTCGCGGAACTCGACACGCAACTGCGGGACCTGCACGTCATCCGTGACCGCCTGAGTGCGCAGCTGGACGCCCTTGAGCGCTCCGGCACGACCTGCGCCGCGCCTCCCCGGGAGACCCCATGAACCTGACCCTGCTTCGCAACGCCACCCTGCGCCTGGAACTGGCGGGGCAGACTGTCCTGATCGACCCGATGCTCGGTGAGCGGCACACCCTGCCGTCCTTCGGGGGCCTTGAAGCCAACCCCACCGTGCCGCTGCCCGTCCCGCCGGACGCGGCGCTGCACGGCGTGACCCTGCTGGTCGTGTCGCACCTGCACCCCGATCACCTGGACGCGGCGGCCCTGGCGGCGCTGCCCAGGGACCTGCCGCTGCTGTGCCAGCCGGGCGACGAGGCGACCCTGCGCGGGCACGGCTTTCAGCACGTGACGCCCCTCCAGGACAGCCTGACCCTCCAGGGCCTGACCTTCACGCGCACGGTGGGCGAGCACGGCAGCGGCGAGATCCTCTCGCGGATGGGACACGCGATGGGCTTCACGCTGCGCGCGCCCGGGGAACCCAGCCTGTACTGGGCGGGCGACACCGTCCTCATTCCCGCCGTGCGGGAGACCATCGCCCGCGAGCAGCCGGACGTGATCGTCACACATTCGGGCGGCGCGGCGCTGGGCGGGACGCTGATCATCATGGACGCCGCGCAGACCGTGGACGTGCTGCGCGCCGCGCCGGACGCGACCGTGGTGGCCGTGCATCTGGAAAGCCTGGACCACTGCGCCACCACCCGCGCCGACCTGCGGAACGCGGCACAGGCGGCGGGCGTCGCCGCGCGCCTGCTCGTCCCGCAGGACGGTGAGACCCTGACGCTGGCGTGACCGCCGCGCACGGCCCGGTTGAGGACGGTTGTCCAGGCCGCGTGCCCGGAGACCCGGGCGCCCCGCTCCCTGGTCAGCGGCTGGCCCAGAGCTCCACGAGGCCGCGCAGGGTCAGGGTCTCGTCGTAGTGGTCAATCTCGCGGCAGATGCCCTCGATGGTGCGCGAGAAGCCCCCGGTGGC from Deinococcus soli (ex Cha et al. 2016) encodes the following:
- a CDS encoding MerR family transcriptional regulator, which gives rise to MRIGELAARTGSSVRALRHYDRTGVLSSVRQDNGYRTFIPEDVARVRLIRMFLAVGFTLDEIRRYAPCWQAGGTPADSAAGDVAHFYRRKLAELDTQLRDLHVIRDRLSAQLDALERSGTTCAAPPRETP
- a CDS encoding MBL fold metallo-hydrolase encodes the protein MNLTLLRNATLRLELAGQTVLIDPMLGERHTLPSFGGLEANPTVPLPVPPDAALHGVTLLVVSHLHPDHLDAAALAALPRDLPLLCQPGDEATLRGHGFQHVTPLQDSLTLQGLTFTRTVGEHGSGEILSRMGHAMGFTLRAPGEPSLYWAGDTVLIPAVRETIAREQPDVIVTHSGGAALGGTLIIMDAAQTVDVLRAAPDATVVAVHLESLDHCATTRADLRNAAQAAGVAARLLVPQDGETLTLA